A single region of the Drosophila miranda strain MSH22 chromosome 2, D.miranda_PacBio2.1, whole genome shotgun sequence genome encodes:
- the LOC108154829 gene encoding beta-sarcoglycan — translation MNSFENTFFRGPSPSYSDDANSENALSLTLPIGAAAEENDFCHDDSKTDPVDYFDEKFDSDSCSRLHPGQHGRNSFAFWTVVIILLALTVGNLILTLTIVGVLRLGKGVHGMELIPEVDVVKFYGSTELERLQTNSIGQVHGFTDVPVTISSDGSSDDNPDAGVHVRVFRNGNGASSERDRIVVDKDAIVIDATNVFDVKDPADRQSIFSTHRPQYNIPAGVAALQAKVVSASGISSPIDVPLNMESDGRIVVKGSEGVFFDAASIDLQAEHHVSINSTQGATVLEAGTGIFLDMDRIPIVSSELGIRTGSVQYKICVCMPQGTLFRIAIPRIHNGPKISCAHFSSQDDPCEVN, via the coding sequence ATGAATTCCTTTGAAAACACCTTTTTCCGTGGTCCATCGCCATCCTATTCCGACGATGCAAACTCTGAAAATGCATTGTCGCTGACACTGCCCattggagcagcagctgaggAAAATGACTTTTGCCATGATGATTCCAAGACGGACCCCGTGGACTACTTTGACGAGAAATTTGACAGCGATAGCTGCTCACGCTTGCACCCTGGGCAGCATGGCCGCAACTCTTTCGCTTTCTGGACCGTTGTGATAATTCTTCTGGCCCTGACTGTGGGCAATCTGATCCTCACGCTGACAATTGTGGGTGTCTTGCGCCTCGGAAAGGGTGTCCACGGTATGGAGCTGATTCCCGAAGTGGATGTCGTCAAGTTCTATGGCTCAACCGAGCTGGAGCGCCTTCAGACCAACTCAATTGGTCAGGTGCATGGCTTTACAGATGTGCCAGTGACCATTAGTAGTGATGGGAGCAGCGATGACAATCCGGATGCTGGCGTGCATGTGCGCGTCTTCCGTAATGGAAACGGTGCCTCTAGTGAGCGCGATCGCATCGTGGTCGACAAGGATGCCATTGTCATAGATGCCACAAATGTGTTTGATGTGAAAGACCCCGCCGATCGGCAATCCATTTTTAGCACTCATCGTCCCCAGTACAACATCCCGGCTGGTGTGGCTGCTTTGCAGGCCAAGGTGGTGAGCGCGAGCGGCATCTCCAGTCCCATAGATGTGCCCTTGAACATGGAGAGCGACGGCCGTATTGTCGTTAAGGGGTCAGAGGGTGTGTTCTTCGATGCCGCCAGCATCGATCTACAAGCCGAGCATCACGTCTCTATCAACTCAACCCAAGGCGCTACTGTGCTAGAGGCTGGCACTGGCATATTCCTGGACATGGACCGCATACCCATTGTCAGTTCCGAACTGGGTATACGAACGGGCAGTGTTCAGTACAAGATTTGCGTCTGCATGCCACAAGGTACTCTTTTCCGCATTGCTATTCCACGTATCCACAATGGCCCGAAGATCTCATGCGCCCATTTCAGTAGCCAGGACGATCCATGTGAGGTTAATTAA
- the LOC108156848 gene encoding c-Myc-binding protein homolog — protein MSFKPIDPKRDEIRRYLERGSVLDSLTKVFMRVIKERPENPMEYIRNNIGAVRHQHDRYERLQQQLQSAIDEIQRLRGIINNIDPKALAGQPSFVTSTDPFADDYEPPNEAKPEAPVDNVAPHGSQPVLAEPNAVAEEAAAVAVSNSVEQLAAAVEVCQIEEKIVAAVAEATNDSSTQSPSVQAEASSTTDNTNTE, from the exons ATGTCCTTTAAG CCAATTGACCCAAAACGGGATGAAATCCGTCGCTATCTGGAGCGCGGCAGCGTTCTGGACTCGCTCACCAAAGTCTTCATGCGCGTCATAAAAGAGCGACCGGAAAATCCAATGGAGTACATACGCAACAACATTGGTGCGGTCCGCCATCAGCATGACAGGTACGAGCGCCTTCAGCAGCAATTGCAGTCGGCCATCGATGAAATACAACGATTGCGCGGCATTATTAACAACATTGACCCCAAGGCTCTGGCGGGCCAGCCGTCGTTCGTCACTTCAACCGATCCGTTCGCTGATGACTATGAACCCCCAAATGAGGCTAAACCTGAGGCTCCTGTTGATAACGTTGCACCTCATGGTAGTCAGCCGGTTTTGGCAGAGCCAAACGCTGTAGCTGAAGAAGCTGCAGCTGTAGCTGTGAGCAACAGCGTTGAGCAGCTGGCTGCCGCTGTGGAAGTTTGTCAGATCGAGGAGAAAATTGTTGCCGCTGTCGCAGAGGCTACAAATGATAGTTCAACCCAAAGCCCATCCGTCCAGGCTGAAGCCAGCAGCACCACCGACAATACCAATACCGAGTAA
- the LOC108156847 gene encoding serine/threonine-protein phosphatase alpha-2 isoform, translated as MADVMNIDSIISRLLEVRGARPGKNVQLSEGEIRGLCLKSREIFLSQPILLELEAPLKICGDIHGQYYDLLRLFEYGGFPPESNYLFLGDYVDRGKQSLETICLLLAYKIKYSENFFLLRGNHECASINRIYGFYDECKRRYSIKLWKTFTDCFNCLPVAAIVDEKIFCCHGGLSPDLTSMEQIRRIMRPTDVPDQGLLCDLLWSDPDKDTMGWGENDRGVSFTFGAEVVAKFLQKHEFDLICRAHQVVEDGYEFFAKRQLVTLFSAPNYCGEFDNAGAMMSVDDTLMCSFQILKPADKRKK; from the coding sequence ATGGCCGATGTCATGAATATCGACAGCATAATATCACGTCTTCTCGAGGTGCGTGGGGCACGGCCAGGCAAAAACGTTCAGCTCTCTGAGGGCGAAATTCGTGGGCTCTGCCTCAAGTCGCGCGAGATATTCCTCTCGCAGCCCATTCTGTTGGAGTTGGAAGCCCCGTTGAAGATTTGCGGCGACATTCACGGTCAATACTACGACTTGCTGCGACTTTTTGAGTACGGTGGCTTTCCACCGGAGTCAAATTACTTGTTTTTGGGCGACTACGTTGACCGTGGCAAACAATCGCTGGAAACCATCTGTCTGCTCCTGGCCTACAAGATCAAATATTCGGAGAACTTCTTCTTGCTGCGCGGCAACCATGAGTGCGCCAGCATAAACCGCATCTATGGATTCTACGATGAGTGCAAGCGCCGCTACAGCATCAAGCTTTGGAAGACGTTTACGGACTGCTTCAATTGTCTTCCCGTGGCGGCCATTGTTGACGAGAAGATATTCTGTTGCCATGGCGGTCTGAGTCCGGATTTGACTTCGATGGAGCAAATCCGACGCATTATGCGCCCCACTGATGTCCCGGATCAAGGTCTGTTGTGCGATCTGCTGTGGTCCGATCCGGACAAGGACACCATGGGCTGGGGAGAGAACGATCGCGGCGTGAGCTTCACATTCGGAGCCGAAGTGGTGGCTAAATTCTTGCAGAAGCACGAGTTCGATCTCATCTGCCGTGCCCATCAGGTGGTCGAGGATGGCTACGAGTTCTTTGCGAAGAGGCAGCTGGTCACCCTGTTCTCGGCACCCAACTACTGCGGAGAATTCGACAATGCTGGCGCCATGATGTCCGTGGACGACACACTGATGTGCTCGTTCCAGATCTTGAAGCCGGCAGACAAACGTAAAAAGTAA
- the LOC108156913 gene encoding sialic acid synthase: MMLVDILEKKIDDSVYIIAEIGQNHQGCLELAKRMILKAKESGCHCVKFQKSDLPAKFTRSALAREYVSENAWGKTYGEHKEYLEFSRDQYQELQAYSRQLNVDFTASAMDELSLDFLADLKVPFIKIGSGDANNFPLLKKAAGLGVPLVISTGMQTIQTVEKIVKIMAEAGKMDYALMHCVSAYPTPPKDCNLRLISMLKNRFPNVVIGYSGHELGVAITQAAVLLGARIVERHFTLDKNQKGSDHRCSLETLEFKSLIAAIQRFKLTKLPFDPDAIISMLGGDQELAEALQYNGEKKVLACELPCRNKLGKSIVAARTLHKGLKLQLTDLAIKVSEPNGLPAEAYFDIVGKELTDTVYEDEPIAGNMIKL; encoded by the exons ATGATGTTAGTGGATATTTTGGAGAAAAAAATAGACGATAGTGTCTACATTATAGCTGAAATTGGACAAAATCATCAGGGATGCCTGGAGCTGGCCAAAAGGATGATACTAAAGGCAAAAGAATCAGGATGCCATTGTGTGAAATTTCAAAAGTCTGATTTACCAGCAAAGTTTACACGGTCCGCTCTAGCCCGCGAATACGTGAGCGAAAATGCTTGGGGCAAGACCTATGGAGAACACAAGGAATATCTAGAGTTCTCCAGAGACCAATACCAAGAGTTACAGGCGTACAGTCGACAACTAAATGTGGATTTTACTGCATCCGCAATGGATGAG CTCTCTTTGGACTTTCTGGCAGACCTGAAGGTCCCATTCATTAAAATTGGATCTGGAGATGCCAACAACTTTCCGCTTTTGAAAAAGGCAGCTGGCCTGGGAGTACCTCTAGTCATCTCAACAGGAATGCAGACAATCCAAACGGTTGAGAAAATTGTGAAAATAATGGCAGAAGCTGGAAAAATGGACTATGCACTCATGCATTGTGTCTCGGCATACCCAACACCACCTAAAGATTGCAATTTGCGCTTGATTTCCATGCTAAAGAATCGCTTTCCCAATGTAGTCATTGGTTATTCCGGACATGAGCTGGGTGTGGCCATAACCCAGGCAGCCGTCTTGTTGGGCGCCAGGATAGTGGAGCGGCATTTTACTCTTGACAAGAATCAAAAGGGCTCCGACCATCGTTGCTCCCTTGAAACGCTCGAATTTAAATCATTGATTGCGGCAATTCAAAGATTTAAACTCACGAAACTGCCGTTTGATCCCGATGCAATAATTTCAATGCTGGGTGGAGATCAGGAACTGGCAGAAGCACTTCAATACAATGGCGAAAAGAAGGTTTTGGCGTGCGAGTTGCCGTGTCGAAATAAGCTCGGAAAATCTATTGTAGCAGCTCGGACCCTTCACAAAGGCCTGAAGCTTCAATTGACCGATTTGGCTATCAAAGTTAGTGAGCCCAACGGCCTGCCTGCAGAGGCATATTTTGATATAGTCGGTAAGGAATTAACAGACACTGTTTATGAGGATGAACCCATAGCCGGGAACATGATAAAATTGTAA
- the LOC108154003 gene encoding interleukin enhancer-binding factor 2 homolog produces NISLLNTTTFIIVVGNARSLQKKLKIHFPRNIVRGTLRGGRPMRGGIRPPFKKTFVPRHPFDLTLAEVFFPKVAPAVDDSALTAALLKRNQDLSPTASEQTAIGNLVTKVQAVLDNLVVAPGDFNTCQLEEVRQVGSFKKGTILTGNNVADIVVILKTLPTKEAVEALSKKVEADLKTSMKTEVLTKGDQHTIQTHLRGFDVSNVQAKVRIMIATLPQNLRKLEADIHMDHKLMQNHLAAIRHTRWFEENAHHSSIKVLIRILKDLTKRFDAFSPLSAWMLDLIAHLAIMNNPSRQALPINLAFRRVFQLLSAGLFLPGSAGITDPTEPGHIRVHTAMTLEQQDLCCYTAQTLLRVLTHGGYKHILGLEGNTSIVREMSVWNGVCVSPHTAVYEKPTDKKEGDLEEDIEMIENENEDEGSEDGAE; encoded by the exons AACATTTCGCTGCTCAACACTACTACTTTTATCATTGTTGTCGGCAACGCTCGTTCGttgcaaaaaaaattaaagatTCATTTTCCGAGAAATATAGTGCGCGGAACGCTCCGCGGTGGCCGGCCCATGCGAGGGGGCATACGTCCGCCatttaagaaaacgtttgttcCTCGCCATCCATTCGACTTGACGCTAGCAGAGGTCTTTTTTCCAAAAGTAGCACCGGCTGTAGATGATTCTGCTCTGACTGCG GCGTTGCTGAAGCGTAACCAGGACTTGAGCCCAACTGCCAGCGAACAGACAGCAATTGGTAATTTGGTAACCAAAGTTCAGGCTGTCTTGGATAATCTTGTTGTCGCCCCTGGCGATTTCAATACATGT CAACTGGAAGAGGTGCGCCAAGTGGGGTCCTTCAAGAAGGGCACCATTCTCACGGGGAACAATGTGGCTGACATTGTGGTCATCTTAAAGACGTTGCCAACAAAGGAGGCGGTCGAGGCTCTGTCGAAGAAGGTGGAGGCCGACCTGAAGACAAGCATGAAGACTGAAGTGCTTACCAAAGGCGATCAACATACAATTCAGACGCACTTGAGAGGCTTTGATGTGTCCAATGTGCAGGCCAAGGTTCGCATTATGATTGCTACTTTGCCGCAAAACTTGCGCAAACTAGAGGCGGACATACACATGGACCACAAGCTGATGCAGAACCATCTGGCTGCTATCCGGCATACTCGTTGGTTTGAGGAGAATGCCCACCACTCGTCAATTAAAGTCCTCATACGCATTCTTAAGGATCTCACCAAGCGTTTTGACGCCTTCTCACCCCTCTCCGCTTGGATGCTAGACTTGATAGCCCATTTGGCCATTATGAACAATCCATCGCGCCAGGCTCTACCCATTAACCTGGCTTTCCGTCGCGTTTTCCAACTGCTCTCCGCCGGACTGTTCCTGCCCGGGTCGGCTGGCATCACCGATCCCACAGAGCCTGGTCATATACGTGTCCACACTGCCATGACATTGGAACAGCAGGACCTCTGCTGCTATACAGCCCAGACTTTGCTTCGTGTCCTGACACATGGCGGCTACAAACACATTCTGGGCTTGGAGGGCAACACCAGCATAGTACGCGAAATGTCCGTTTGGAACGGAGTATGCGTGTCTCCCCATACTGCCGTTTATGAGAAGCCAACGGACAAGAAGGAGGGCGACCTGGAGGAGGACATTGAGATGATCGAAAATGAGAACGAGGATGAAGGCAGCGAAGATGGAGCCGAATAA
- the LOC108155628 gene encoding proteasome subunit alpha type-2 — MASERYSFSLTTFSPSGKLVQLEYALAAVSGGAPSVGIMASNGVVIATENKHKSPLYEEHSVHRVEMINKHIGMVYSGMGPDYRLLVKQARKIAQTYFLTYKEPIPVSQLVQRVATLMQEYTQSGGVRPFGVSLLICGWDNDRPYLYQSDPSGAYFAWKATAMGKNAVNGKTFLEKRYSEDLELEDAVHTAILTLKEGFEGKMTADNIEIGICDQKGFQRLDPASIKDYLANIP; from the exons ATGGCTAGTGAACGCTATAGCTTTTCGCTGACCACTTTCAG TCCTTCGGGAAAGCTGGTCCAGTTGGAGTATGCACTGGCAGCGGTATCCGGCGGCGCTCCCTCCGTGGGTATAATGG CTTCCAATGGCGTAGTCATTGCCACAGAGAACAAACACAAGTCGCCACTGTATGAGGAGCACAGTGTGCACCGCGTTGAGATGATCAACAAGCATATAGGTATGGTGTATTCCGGAATGGGTCCCGATTATCGCCTTCTTGTGAAGCAAGCTCGAAAGATCGCTCAGACCTATTTCCTGACTTACAAGGAGCCGATTCCCGTCTCACAGCTGGTGCAGCGCGTGGCCACACTCATGCAGGAGTATACCCAATCCGG CGGCGTGCGTCCTTTTGGTGTGTCTTTACTGATTTGCGGCTGGGACAATGACCGCCCATATCTTTACCAGTCTGACCCCTCGGGCGCTTACTTCGCTTGGAAAGCAACTGCCATGGGCAAGAATGCAGTCAATGGCAAAACCTTCCTAGAGAAGCG TTACAGCGAAGATCTCGAGCTGGAAGACGCCGTTCACACTGCGATTCTGACACTGAAGGAAGGCTTTGAGGGTAAAATGACTGCGGACAACATTGAGATTGGAATCTGCGATCAGAAGGGATTCCAGCGTCTGGACCCGGCCTCGATCAAGGACTACTTGGCCAACATCCCCTAA
- the LOC108155626 gene encoding SUMO-activating enzyme subunit 1, which produces MGEDKTEDKNESGLELTEGETELYDRQIRLWGLESQKRLRTAKILISGLNGLGAEVTKNIILSGVSSVKMHDVQLVTEEDYCSQFLAARQSLGKNRAEASLERARALNPMVDISADTQPLKEKTAEFYSAFDVVVINGQSNDELLRIDAICQDLGVKFFASDVWGMFGFYFASLQQHSYVEDVVKFKEMEAKPNQKPKFEKVAVPFQREMNYPAYSAWIDFDVNAAGYQRQLKKNGPGVVLLSVLQKFRTTYKRDPSYKTREADIVLLQAIRDELAPNSTLSDESLGVLFAQISPAVAVVGGVVAQEIIKVVTRMEAPHRNLFIFDPDTCAGYVQAIGVN; this is translated from the exons atgGGAGAGGACAAGACAGAGGACAAGAACGAGAGTGGCTTAGAGCTCACTGAGGGTGAGACCGAGCTTTATGACAGACAAATTCGACTTTGGGGCCTGGAGTCGCAAAAGCG CCTACGCACAGCAAAGATACTCATCTCAGGCCTGAATGGCTTAGGTGCGGAGGTGACAAAGAACATTATTTTGTCTGGAGTCAGCTCTGTAAAGATGCACGATGTCCAGCTGGTTACTGAGGAGGACTACTGCTCTCAGTTCCTTGCTGCACGCCAATCTCTGGGTAAGAACCGAGCTGAGGCATCTCTGGAGCGGGCACGAGCTCTCAATCCTATGGTGGATATCTCTGCCGATACTCAACCGCTGAAGGAGAAGACGGCCGAATTCTATAGCGCATTTGATGTGGTGGTAATCAACGGTCAAAGCAATGATGAATTGCTGCGAATCGATGCCATTTGCCAGGATTTGGGTGTCAAGTTCTTCGCCAGCGATGTATGGGGAATGTTTGGATTCTACTTTGCGAGTCTCCAGCAGCATAGCTACGTCGA GGACGTTGTCAAATTCAAAGAGATGGAAGCCAAGCCCAATCAGAAACCAAAGTTCGAAAAAGTGGCTGTCCCCTTTCAGCGCGAAATGAATTACCCTGCATACTCGGCTTGGATTGATTTCGATGTAAATGCCGCAGGCTACCAGCGCCAATTGAAAAAGAACGGTCCTGGCGTGGTCCTGCTAAGCGTTCTCCAAAAGTTCCGCACCACATACAAACGCGACCCCAGCTACAAGACCAGGGAGGCGGATATTGTCTTACTGCAAGCCATTCGAGATGAACTGGCTCCAAATTCTACATTAAGTGACGAATCTTTGGGTGTTCTCTTCGCCCAGATTTCCCCAGCAGTTGCTGTGGTGGGTGGCGTTGTTGCACAGGAGATCATTAAAGTGGTGACCAGAATGGAGGCCCCCCATCGGAACCTATTCATATTCGATCCAGACACGTGTGCAGGATATGTTCAAGCTATCGGAGTTAATTGA
- the LOC108155625 gene encoding probable enoyl-CoA hydratase echA8: MLRKFGKLLGQQVGQQARFPICRTLATTNALRKDAAAETEAVSAPPKTILVEKDKNITMIGINRPQQRNAIDSITASQLCDAFANFEADDTSPVAVLYGVGGSFCSGFDILEMSTDEKEEISVDILMRPEGSVGPTRRQIKKPVVCGINGYCIANGLELALMCDLRVMEESAVLGFFNRRFGVPMLDGGTIRLPAMIGLSRALDLILTGRPVGSQEAHDIGLVNRIVPTGTALGNALELATCLAKFPQRALNHDRNSVYSGAFETSTFHQAVQNEVMYTSREIIEDMQNGIKWFNQTFEADTTHSWLKRDRSMADWDDEEVAAAAAQKEKQKQDEEAARVEADKQKLAEKAQKKSKKTEEKPADSGDHNIDSKEKPKEK, from the exons ATGCTGCGCAAATTCGGTAAACTCTTGGGACAGCAGGTGGGTCAGCAAGCACGCTTCCCAATATGCCGCACGCTGGCCACAACAAACGCGCTGCGTAAAG ATGCTGCAGCGGAGACGGAGGCTGTTTCGGCCCCCCCAAAGACTATACTTGTGGAAAAAGACAAAAACATTACGATGATTGGAATAAATCGACCGCAGCAGCGCAATGCCATCGATTCTATTACCGCCTCACAGCTTTGCGATGCGTTCGCCAATTTCGAGGCGGACGACACTTCGCCGGTGGCCGTGCTATACGGTGTGGGCGGATCGTTTTGCTCTGGCTTTGATATATTGGAAATGAGTACGGATGAGAAGGAGGAGATCAGCGTTGATATACTTATGCGTCCCGAGGGGTCAGTTGGTCCCACGCGTCGCCAGATCAAAAAGCCGGTCGTCTGCGGCATCAATGGCTACTGCATTGCCAATGGATTGGAATTGGCGCTTATGTGCGACTTGCGCGTAATGGAGGAGTCGGCGGTTCTGGGTTTCTTCAACCGTCGGTTTGGAGTACCCATGCTGGATGGTGGCACTATTCGCTTACCAGCCATGATTGGACTGTCTCGTGCGCTCGATTTGATACTGACAGGTCGCCCGGTGGGCTCACAGGAGGCCCACGATATTGGGCTGGTAAATCGCATAGTTCCCACCGGCACAGCACTGGGAAATGCCTTGGAACTGGCCACGTGCCTTGCAAAGTTCCCGCAACGCGCCTTGAATCATGACCGCAACTCTGTGTATTCGGGCGCATTTGAGACGTCCACGTTCCATCAGGCAGTGCAGAACGAAGTAATGTACACTTCGCGCGAGATAATTGAGGACATGCAGAACGGAATCAAGTGGTTCAATCAGA CGTTCGAGGCGGACACCACACACTCTTGGCTGAAGCGCGATCGGTCTATGGCCGACTGGGATGATGAGGAGGTGGCAGCTGCGGCTGCGCAGAAAGAGAAACAAAAGCAAGATGAAGAGGCCGCCCGCGTTGAGGCCGATAAACAAAAGTTGGCCGAAAAAGCGCAAAAAAAGTCAAAGAAAACTGAAGAAAAGCCAGCCGACAGCGGTGACCACAACATTGATTCTAAAGAAAAGCCAAAGGAAAAATAG
- the LOC108155624 gene encoding acyl-CoA Delta(11) desaturase, translated as MPPNAVGLPDTLSKVPVDSDLTKETNMEDESSKQTGVLFEGDVETADGALATDTFLFKKAEDRQLQWVWRNILLFAYVHFAALYGGYLMLAKAKYATVLFSAALYVVGMLGITGGAHRLWAHRSYKAKWPMRLILIIFNTIAFQDAAYHWARDHRVHHKYSETDADPHNATRGFFFSHVGWLLCKKHPDVVAKGKGLDLSDLRADPILMFQKKHYYVLMPLACFILPTVIPLYFWNESLLCSWFVSTMFRWCFQLNMTWLVNSAAHKFGGRPYDQTINPSQNATVSAVTFGEGWHNYHHVFPWDYKTAEWGNYNLNMTTAFIDLFAKIGWAYDLKSVAPDTIERRVKRTGDGTHELWGWGDKDLTAEDARDVLFVDKKSE; from the exons ATGCCACCAAATGCCGTAGGACTACCGGACACGTTATCAAAGGTGCCCGTCGATTCCGATCTGACAAAGGAGACAAATATGGAGGACGAGTCATCCAAGCAGACCGGCGTGCTCTTTGAAGGCGATGTGGAGACAGCCGATGGAGCCCTAGCCACGGATACCTTCCTCTTTAAAAAGGCCGAGGACCGCCAGTTGCAGTGGGTCTGGCGTAACATACTTCTGTTTGCTTACGTTCATTTTGCGGCTCTATATGGTGGATATTTGATGCTGGCCAAGGCCAAATATGCCACCGTGCTATTCT CTGCCGCCCTGTACGTTGTTGGGATGCTGGGCATAACAGGAGGTGCACATCGTCTCTGGGCCCATCGATCCTACAAGGCCAAGTGGCCGATGCGTTTAATATTGATCATCTTCAATACGATTGCCTTCCAAGATGCCGCCTATCATTGGGCACGCGATCATCGTGTTCATCACAAGTACTCGGAGACGGATGCCGATCCTCACAATGCCACCCGTGGCTTCTTCTTTTCGCACGTGGGCTGGTTGCTCTGCAAGAAGCATCCCGATGTGGTGGCCAAGGGCAAAGGCCTGGACCTGTCCGATTTGCGTGCCGATCCCATTCTGATGTTCCAGAAGAA GCACTACTATGTTTTAATGCCGTTGGCCTGCTTCATTTTGCCCACCGTCATTCCCCTCTACTTTTGGAATGAGTCGCTGCTGTGCTCCTGGTTCGTGTCCACCATGTTCCGTTGGTGCTTCCAGCTGAATATGACCTGGCTGGTGAACAGTGCGGCCCACAAATTCGGTGGTCGTCCGTACGACCA GACCATCAATCCATCGCAGAATGCCACTGTTTCGGCAGTCACCTTTGGCGAGGGCTGGCACAACTACCATCATGTGTTTCCATGGGACTACAAAACTGCTGAATGGGGAAACTATAACCTGAACATGACGACTGCCTTTATTGATCTATTTGCCAAGATCGGCTGGGCCTATGATCTGAAATCCGTAGCACCCGACACCATTGAAAGGCGTGTGAAGCGCACCGGCGACGGCACCCACGAGCTGTGGGGATGGGGCGACAAGGATCTCACCGCGGAAGATGCCAGAGATGTGCTCTTTGTTGATAAAAAGTCAGAGTGA